Proteins co-encoded in one Longimicrobiales bacterium genomic window:
- a CDS encoding cytochrome c-type biogenesis protein CcmH, whose protein sequence is MMTVATCFGVTAVTAVSLALAVPLQGQSTGPSHAGYDPTATMQGHYHEGELGQKFMLLETALKCQCGCGLDVHSCQFQMQCAESPAWSRRIRESLEAGESVEVIQASFVADFGGQVLMMPPAEGFNILGYLLPALAIVSAGMMAVLVARGGQNEKTLAPVNQVSDEDAEKLRAAMRKLDEAESPDW, encoded by the coding sequence ATGATGACCGTAGCAACGTGCTTTGGGGTGACCGCCGTGACGGCCGTGAGTCTTGCGCTCGCCGTCCCACTACAGGGTCAGTCCACCGGCCCGTCGCATGCCGGGTACGACCCGACGGCGACGATGCAGGGCCACTACCACGAAGGTGAGCTCGGCCAAAAATTCATGCTGCTTGAGACGGCCTTGAAGTGTCAGTGTGGATGCGGCCTCGATGTGCACTCGTGTCAGTTCCAGATGCAGTGTGCGGAATCACCGGCGTGGTCACGTCGGATCCGGGAATCACTCGAGGCCGGTGAGTCGGTCGAGGTGATCCAGGCGAGCTTCGTAGCGGATTTCGGCGGCCAGGTGCTCATGATGCCGCCGGCCGAGGGCTTCAACATCCTCGGATATTTGCTACCGGCGCTGGCGATCGTGTCGGCCGGCATGATGGCCGTACTCGTGGCGCGAGGCGGCCAGAATGAAAAGACACTCGCACCGGTCAATCAGGTGTCGGACGAAGACGCAGAGAAGCTTCGCGCTGCGATGAGGAAGCTGGACGAGGCCGAGAGCCCCGACTGGTAG